CGGCGTGAGAGGCTTTGAGTTCGTCCAGATTTTCAAACACGGTCTTGACCATGTCGTAGACGACTTCTTCGGACACGGATTCACTGGAGATGACGGTGGCGGTCACGGCGTAAGTCTCGACGCCTTTGTCCACGCCTTTGTAGGTGCCGGCCGGAATCGTGGTCATGATGTAGTAGGGGTGCTTGGCCACGAAGTCTTTGATGCCGTCGGAGTTGATGGGGACGATGTCGAGGTCGACGGATTGGGCCGGTTCTTCGACAGCGGCGCTGGGGTTGCCGACGGTGAAGAAGAAGGCATCGACCTTCTGGTCGACCAGGGCGCGGGAGGCTTCAGCCTGCTGCAGGGCCTCGGCGCTGAAATCCTTGTTGAAGTCGAGTCCGTAGATGCGCAGGACGTCCTCGGCATTGCCGCGCTGGCCGGAGCCGGGGTTGCCGATGTTGATGCGCTTGCCCTTCATGTCCATGACGGTCTTGATGCCGGCGTCCTTGCGGGTGACCAGCAGAACGGTCTCGGGGTGCATGCTGAAGACGCTGCGCAGACCGGCGATGGGCTTTCCTTCCCAGTCGGCGGCGCCGTTGAAGCCCTGCCAGTTGCGGTCGGACTGGGCCACGGCGAAGTCGAACGCGCCGCGGTCAATGGCGTTGATGTTGAATACGGAGCCGCCAGTGGGCCGGCCGATGTAATTGTACTTGTCGGTCGTATGCTTGTTCATCATGTTGCTGAGCTGCAGCGCGACCTGGTAGTAGACGCCGGTGATCGATGCTCCGCCGAACAGGATGTCCTGCTTGGCCATCGCCTGGGGAGCGGACACCGCCATGCCGAGAACGACAACAAGGCCGGCCAGCCATTTTCTTCCAACCATACGCACACCTCCATCAATGAGTTGTTGTGACATGAAAAAATCCACTACATTATCGATCTTCTATGCTGAAGATCGTTCGGTCTGTCAAATTGTCCCGTGGCCGAAAAATCAGCCGCTTTGCGCGTGATTCCAGATCGCTGTGATGGTTGCGGCGGTGAGCGCCGCCCGGGAGGTAAGGGAGTTTTTGAGAATAAACTCCAGATCGCTGTGGTCCAGGTCTCCCACCGGACCCAGTCCGTCCAGAACAGGCACGCCCAGGCCGGCGATGAAGTTGGCGTCGGACACGCCGGAGCGCAGTTCGTCGGGCAGTTCGTAGCCGAGGATGCGCGCCTGCTCGCGGGCGATGGCCCAGAGCCGCCGGTTCCCTTCGGATTGGGGCATGGCCGGTCGTCCGGATTGCACTGTCAGGGTGGTTGATGTCCCGGCGATGCTTTCGTGCTCGGCAATCCGGGCCAGGCTTTGCTCAAGCCGCTGCTGGCCGTCCGGGGTCAGGAAACGGGCATCGAGGGTCGCCGTGGCCAGTTCGGGCACGGTGTTCGGGCCGATGCCCCCCGTGATTTGCCCGACATTGAGCGTGATCTCCCGGCCGTCGTTCAAGCCTTCCAGGGCGATGATCTTGTGCGCCAGCTCCAGGATGGCGCTGGCCTTGGCCCCGCCTTTGGCCGCATGTCCAGCCCGGCCGCGCACGGTCAGGTGCATGCCGAGCCGCCCTTTGCGGCCGGTGACCACGTCGTTGTTTGCACCGCCGCCCTCGAAAACCAGGGCGGCCAGGGCTCCCTTCGCCTGTTCTTCGATCCAGGGCCGGGAAGCGGGCGAGCCGATCTCCTCGTCGGAATTGCACAGCACGGTGACGGGAATGTTCTCCAGCAGGCCCAGATGGGCCAGGGCCTTCAAGGCGTAGATCGCGACCACGAGGCCGCCTTTCATGTCATAGACTCCCGGACCATGGCAACGCTCGTCGTTTTCCCGGAACGCGGTGAAATCCGTGTCGGCGGGAAAGACCGTGTCCATGTGGCCGACCAGCACGATGCCCTTCTCTCCCCTGGCGGCCGGGCTCGTCATGACCTGGACCATGTTTCCGTGCTCCGCGAAGGGCAGGATGCGCACCTCGGGCAGGATGCCGCCAAGAACTTCGGCCACGTCCACGGCCATGCGGTCGAGGCCTGGCTTGTTGCGGCTCCCGCTCTGGATTTCCACCAGCCGTCGCAAGAGATCCAAGGCCTCCCTGCGACGGGGTTCAAGATAGGACAGGATCACGTCGTGCATGGCCGGGATCATTTTTCGTACTTGGCGAAGCCGAAGTCCTGCCGGGCGTATTCTTGCGGCTCGGGATCGGGATAGGTGACCTGCTCGCCGCTCCAGGGCTTTTGCATCTTCACGTGGCCCTGGCAGTGTTCGAGCACATTGGTGCGGTGCAAGGGGATCTTGCCGCCGGCCGTGGCGATGTAGCGCGGGATGGCGTCGCCGGAGATGTTGCCGTACATGCTCTCCACAATGCTCTGGCCCACGGCCACGGGCACGCGCAGATGCTTGAACTGCGGGTTGCGGTAGCTGCAGTTGAAGACATAGTAGGGCCTCACGTAGGCTTCCTGGATGGTCTCGCACAGCTTCCACATTTTCACGCTTGAGTCGTTGATTCCTTTCAAAAGCACGGCCTGGTTCATGACCGCGGCCACGCGTTTGGAGATGGCCTGGAAAGCGGCCTTGGACACGGGGGTGATCTCTTGGGCGGTGTTGATCTGGGTGACCACGCGCAGGGGCTTTTTGTCGTTGCTGGCTTCCAGGATGTCCAGGAGTTCGTTGTCGATGCGCTGCGGCGTGGTCACGGGGATGCGCGTGCCGAGCCGCTTCATGCGCACGTGTTCGATGGCGTCAAGCTGCCCCAGCAGCCATTCGAGCATGGAGTTGGGCAGGACCAGGCTGTCGCCGCCGGTGACCAGCACGTCGCGGATTTCGGGGTTGGCGCGGATGTAGTCCAGGGCCTCGCCGTAGGCGTCCTTGCCGTAGAGGCGGTCCTTGGCGCCGATGTGGGCGATGCGCAGGCAGTGGGTGCAGTACATGGCGCACATGTTGGTGGCCTTGATGGTCACCACGCGCGGGTAAAACTGGTCGATGAGCCGGGCCGGGGAATGGTCTGCGGCCACGGGCGGGATCTCGACTCCGGCGTTGTCGACCATCTCGCCGGTGGGCACGGATTGGAGCAGGACGGGGTCGTTGATCTGCCCCGGCAGGATCAGGCTCGCGTAGTAGGGGGTGAGGCGCATGCGGTAGGTCTTGGTGACCCGCAGCACATCCTCTATGGCCTTGGCGGGCAGATCGATGACCTTGGACAGGGTCGCGACGTCCTCGATGGCGTGGCGCAACTGGCCGGAGTAGGAGTTCCAGTCGTCATCGCTCATGCTTAGCACGTTTTTGATGCGTTTTTGGTTTTCGAGCATCCGGTCCCAGACTTCGATGCCGCTGGGGGCCTCCTTGGGATGGCGGTCCAGGTATTCGCGGACCCTGCTCTGGGCCGCGTCGACGATGGGCAGAGCCCTGCCCACGCGTCCGCCCACGGTGACGCGGTGCTCGTCTATCCCTTCGTGTTTTACAGCCAGGGCTGTAAGGGCGTCTCGCGTTATGCCCAGCTGCTCCGGAGTAAATCCTTGGTCGTTATGGAATTTTTCCAGCGCAGAGAAAAGAGCAACGATGGGCGCGGTCAGCTTTTCGGCTTCGGCATGTCTGAAGAGCTCGGCAATGGCTTTTCGCTCTGCATCCGATGGCGCGCCGTCTTTTTTCGCGGTGAACAATTTTTCAAAGAGATCTGTTGTAAATGCGTCCAAGGCATTGATGTTCATTTCTATTCATCCTCTTCAGATTCTTGAGTTTGTGAGTGTTTGCGGATGGAGTCGTTCAGCTGCTCGATGCCCAGGCGTATGTCGTCTTCGAGCATGCAGCGGTCACGGGCCACGGCCACGACCCTGCCCAGAAAGGTGCCGGGCATGACGGCCTGTTTGCCGCCTACGTGTTCGACCACGATCACCCCGTGTTCCTGGCCGTTGCAGACGACCTGGCGGAAGAGGGTCCGCTCGTCTTCGTCCACGGGGACGATGTGGTCGGTCTCGGCTTCATGTTCGAGCTTGAAGTTGTAGGTCCTCCAGCAGATCCCGTTCAGGGCCTCTTTCATTTCCATCATGTTGTCCGGAAAACGGTCGAACATCACGGCGTGGTATTCCAGCTCAAGCAGGCCTGGGGTTTCCGGCGGTAGGGCGTTCTCAAGCGTGCAGCACATCTCCATGGTCGTGCCTTGCTTGCGGGCGTTGACCTCCACGAAAAAAATCCGCCCCTCGGCATCGACGATGTAGTCGCAGCCGAAGATGCCGCGATAGCCGCTGCGGCCCATGACCTGCCCGATCCTGCGCGTGATCTCGCGCAGCTCCTGTTGAATGGCGTAGGGCTGCTCGGACGGGAATGTGGATCCGCGAAACTTGTTGCCGTCGTATATTTCCTGGTCGGCGGTGGCCGCGATGAACACATCCTGGGCGTTGGCCACGATCCCTAGAACCGTGGGGTCGGCCACATGCGGGATGTAGCGGCTGATGAAGAACTTGCCCCGCAGATGCGCGGTCTTGGTCTCGATCTCTTCCTGCGAATGGGCAATAAAGCTGTTCACCCCGGCCGCGGAATAGGGCTGGCTGACAAACATGCCGTCCGTCCATTCGTCCCAGAGTTCCCGGGTTATGCTCAGCATGTCCTGCGCGTCCTGACTGACGCGGTAGTTGATGACCGGCGCGACGTCTTTCAAGCGCTGCAGCTGGTAGAGCTTGTTGTTCCAGATATTGGCGATGTGTCCGCTGGGCCCCAGCACGCGTACGCCGGGGATGAGCGCCAGGGTCAGTTCCGGTACGGATTCGAAGACATGGATGAAGACGTGCCCCTGCTTGTCCAGGAGTTGGCGGATGAGTTCATTGACCGTGTCCGATGCGGAGACCAGGGACGCAAAGGTTCGCGGTGGGATGCGGAAGCTGATTTTGCGGCCTTTTTCCCGGAAAAGCTCCCGGGCCATGGGGTTTATGACCATGGTGTTTTTGTGCGGATAGGATTCGAGCACATCCGGCAGGATGGAAATGAAATCAAAAGGCCGGCCGTGAATCTTGGAGAGTGTTTCCTTGAAGAATTGATTCAGGCAATCCGTCTTTATTTCTCCGATATACAGGAAGTAAAACGTGTCCGGGTCAAGTTTGAGGTCTGAAAAAAGAATATCTTCGTCTTCGAGCATAACCACGCCTCCAGGCAACAGAATTCGGGCCCGGCAACGCCATTGTCGCGGGCATTTGTCTTGCTGGCCCTATCGATTGATTCCGCAAACTGCAAATTTTTGCTTGGACCGGCTCATTGCCGTGTCCGGACTTTGGCTCGCAGCCCCGGATTTTCGCGCGCACAGCCACCGGACTGATGTTGCGGCGATTGCCGGGCTTCTTGCGCCGCTCAGTCCTGCTTGATGCGCAGGGTCATCGTGGCGGGCTTGCCGTCGGTGATGCGGTAGACAAACTTGAGCGTGTCGATGGCCGTGGACATCCCCGGAATATTGACGAGCCCCGAGGATTCTCCGGATTTGAGCTGTACGGGGTGGCGCAAGGGGATGGGGTCGCCCTTCACCGGGATGAGGGTCAGGCTTTCAAAGGTGACTGTCGCGCCGTCGATCTTGAAACGCAGGTTGTCGATTTTGCCGAGCTTTTCACCCACCGGCAGAGTCGCGGAAGTGTCCGAGGCGGAAAGCTGGACGGGCTCAAGGGTGGTCCACGGTCCGGCCACGGCCGCAGCAGCCGGCAGAATGCCCAGCACAAGAGTGCACAAAAGGATCAAGCTTTTCATAAGAATCTCCAGAACGTCTGTTTCAGTGGGTACGTACGCCGTGCATGGGCCGGGATCAAGGGGCGGGTTTGTTTTGGCGGAGGCCCGTCCCTGATGCCGGGCTGCGCGGGGCCGCAAAAAGAAGTATTCCCATAACTGAAATGAGCCTTTATCTGTTTTTCATGTCACCTGATCCAGAAAAACGCCTGCGCGATCTTGAAGCTGAACTGGCGGTCTTGCAGGCCCGTTTGCGGGTTCTGGTCGACGGCTCGCCTCTTGGTATTTTTTTTGACGACGCCGGCGACAAATGTGTTTTCGTGAATACGACCTTTTGCGAGATGATGGGGCTGTCCGAGGCCCAGGCTCTGGGCGACGGTTGGGCCAGGACCGTCCATCCGCAAGACCTGCCGAGATTGCTGGGCGAGCGGGCTCGCTCCGTGGCCGGGGGAGCGCCTCTTTTTCGCGCCGAGTATCGCTACATTTGCCCGGATGGTCGGGTAGGCTGGGTGGAGGAGCAGACCCGGCCGGTTCACGGTCCGGACGGGACGCTGCTGGGGTACGTGGGTACGCTGGCCGAGATCAGCAGACGTAAGGAAGAGGAGGCGGCGTTGGCGCGGCACAGCGAGGTGCTGGAGGAACGTGTCCGGGAACGCACCGCCGAGCTTCTGGCCCAGGCCGAGCGCTTGGCCGAGATGAACGCGGCCCTGAAAGTTCTCCTACGGCAGCGCGAGGAAGACCGCGAGGAACTGGAACAGGCCGTGCTGGCCAATGTCCGTCGTCGCATCGCTCCGACCCTGGATCGCCTGGAAGGGCTCTGCGCCGGAGAGGAGGTCCGCGTGCTGGCCGATCAGCTCCGGCAGGGCCTCAAGGAACTGACCGAGTCCTTTTGCCATCGGCTGTCCACGGTCTGCCAGGGCCTCACTCCGGCCGAGATTCAGGTCGCGGAGCTGATCCGCGAAGGGCTCGGCACCAAGGAGATCGCCGTCCGCCTCGGGGTCGGCTCCTCCACCATCGACACCCACCGCCATCATCTCCGCCGCAAGCTTGGGCTTAACTGTCGCCAGGACAGTTTACGCTCCTATCTGCTTTCTCTTGAATCCGCCTGATATGGAGAAATCCTCCATATTTCCTCCGCAATAAACTGCTATTGTCATTTTGCGTCCTGCCTGTTCCAACGATTGTCCAATCTTAAATGGAGGACAGCATGAAACCAAACGACGGAAATGACGATAAGACTATGCTCAATACGGGCCTAGCCCGGATGTTCAAGGGCGGGGTGATCATGGACGTGGTCAACGCGGACCAGGCCCGCATCGCCGAAGAGGCCGGGGCCTGCGCGGTCATGGCCCTGGAGCGGGTTCCCGCCGATATCCGGGCCTGCGGCGGCGTGGCCCGCATGTCCGATCCGTCCATGATTCGCGAGATCATGGCGGCGGTTTCCATTCCAGTCATGGCCAAATGCCGCATCGGCCACTTCATGGAGGCCCGCATTCTTGAAGCCGTGGGCGTGGACTACATAGACGAGAGCGAGGTTCTGACCCCTGCGGATGAGGAATTTCATATCGACAAGAACGCATTCAAGGTGCCGTTTGTCTGCGGCTGCCGCAATCTGGGCGAGGCCCTGCGCCGCATTGCCGAGGGTGCGGCCATGATCCGCACCAAGGGCGAGGCGGGCACAGGTGATGTGGTCGAGGCCGTGCGCCATGCCCGGGCCGTGCAAAGCCAGGTCAGGCTCGTGCGCAGCATGCCTTCCGAAGAGCTGGTCACCTTTGCCAAGGAGATCGGCGCGCCCGTGGAGCTGCTGCGTCAGGTGCGCGAGCTCGGGCGATTGCCCGTGGTCAACTTCGCGGCCGGCGGGGTGGCTACGCCGGCCGACGCCGCCCTCATGATGCAGCTCGGCATGGACGGGGTTTTCGTGGGATCGGGGATTTTCAAGAGCGGCGATCCGGCCAGGAGAGCGCGGGCCATCGTGCAGGCCGTGACCCACTTCGACGATCCGTCCATTATGGCCCAGGTCAGCGAAAATCTGGGCGAGGCCATGTCCGGCATCGCGGTTCGTTCTCTGGCTGCCGCGGAGCAGTTCGCAGGCCGGGGCTGGTGATGCGCATCGGCATTCTGGCTCTGCAGGGCGCTTTTGCCGAACATGCCGAAATGCTCGGGTCACTTGGGGTGCGGGCCGGACTGGTCCGCACTTCCGCGCAGCTGGAGGGCCTGGACGGGCTTATCCTGCCCGGCGGCGAGAGCACCAGCATGCGGCGTTTGGCAGGACAATTCGGGCTTGACGCCGCCTTGCGAGATTTCGGGGCGACCCGGCCGGTCTGGGGTGTCTGCGCGGGACTCATTCTTGTGGCGGCCAGAGTGGAAGGCGAAGAGCCCTTGCTGGGGCTGATGGACATGGGTGTTGCGCGCAATGCCTACGGACGCCAGCAGGAGAGTTTTGTATCCGGCCTGTCTTTTGCGGATCTCCCGGATTCCCGGCCCTACCCGGGCGTGTTCATTCGCGCTCCGCGCGTGCTTGAAACGGGCCCTGGCGTCACGGTCCTGGCCCGCCAGGGAGAGACTCCGGTGGCTTTGCGTCAGGGGCATCTCATGGCCACGGCCTTTCATCCGGAATTGACCGCAGACGGGCGCGTGCATGGCTATTTTCTTGAATTGTGCGCAGATCGGGCAAAGAGAGGCGCGGCCGGATGAGAGCAGCGCAGCGGTGCGTAAAGGCCGGACCGGGCCGACCTTTACAGTGAACCGCCGGTCTTTAAGATCCGCTGAACATGGCTCGCGGGTCAAAGCCCATGATGAAGGCTCCCCAATGCTTGCCGTCGACAAAGATGGGCATGGACAGGTCGTTTAATATTTCGCCGGTGTCGCGCATGTAGGTTTGCAGCAGGAGCGGGTCGGTGTGCGAGCATCTGCGCTGTTCGGTGCGGTTGTTTTGGTAGATGCGCTGATGCCTGCTGTAGAGCAGGTCCTTGGCCGGGTCGCCGGTCATGGGCTTGGACACGGCCCCGTGATGGATGGGCAGGTAGCCTTTGCGGTCGATGGCAAGGCAATAGATGGTCCCGGGGATTCTTTTCTGCGCTTCGTCGACGACGCTTTGCATTTCCTTGACAAAGGCATCGCTGAAGGCTGTGACGTACTTCTGCGGTGATGTGTTCGGAACTGCTTTGTATTGCGTGTCGAACACGTTGATTCCCCGATCCTTCATGCCTTGGATCCGGGCCTGATAATCGTCGCGGATATCTTTGGCCGTATCGATGACCGTGTCGAATTTTCCTTCCCCGGTCTTGAACCGTGCCACCAGTTCGAGCATCTGCTCGGTGACGGAGTTCAAAGCGTCCACCGAGGTGGCCGAAGAGTTCATGTCTCCGGCGATTTCCTGACTGAGCGCGTTGATGTTGTTGACCTTCTCGGTGACGTCGTTGTTGTTGGTCGATAATTCTTCGATGGCGGCCGCGATTTTGATCAGCTGGTCGTTGGCTGTTTCAAAGTCTTCGATCATGCGTTCGAAATTGACCGTGGCTGCGGTCACGACCTGGTCCGTGTCCTTGGCATAATCCAGGATCTGTGCAGTCTCGGTCTGGGTGCGTTCGACGATCTTGACCATCGCGCCGATATTGTTGGATATTTCTTCCGTGGCAGGTTTGATCCTGCGCGAGAGTTCGCGCACTTCTTCGGCCACCACGGCAAAACCCTTGCCGTGTTCGCCGGCCCGGGCCGCCTCGATGGTGGCGTTCAGGGACAGAAGATTGGTCTGTTCGGAGATGCCGTTGATGATGGTCACGATGCTCAGGATGTTGGCGGAGCTCGCGCCCAGATCGTCCACAGTGTTGCGGAAGGATTCGACGATGGTGTTGATTTTGTGGATCTTGTCCGTGACGTCCTGGAGTTCGGTATGCGACCGGTGGGCGGTGTTCAGGTTGCTGGTGGTTTTTTCGGCCACGTACTGGGTGTTCTGGGCGATTTCGGAGATGGCCGCGTTGGCCTCGTTGCTGGCCACGGCCACTTCCTCGGCGATGGAGCCCTGGGCTGCGGTCTTGTTCCTGGTGTCGAACACGGACTTGGCCATACGCGTGCTGTCGAGGGCGATGTCGATGCCCATCTTGCGAATTCTTTCCACCAGTTCCCGCACGCTCGCCAAAAAGCCGTTGTAGCAGGCAGAGATGTGCTGCAAATCCGGGTTGTCCAGGTCTTCCATGGTGCAGGACAGGTCAGCCTCCTGGCCCTGGATGTTCTGGAACACGGCGTTTATGTCGGCGATGCCCCGCTGCGCCTCGCGGTGCAGAATCTTCAGCGCTGCGGCTCCGATGCCTGCGGTCACGAGCAGGATGATCCCTGCCACGCCCCATGTCAGCGGCGAGATGGCGGAGCTTGCTGTGAGGGCGATCCAGATCAGGCCTGCGGCATTGAGGGCCAGCAGGGTCAGGATTGTCGCTGTTATTTTGCCTCGCAGCGTGGAGAGCATGCCTGTTTTTTTCATTTGATACCTCGTGTACATGAATTGCGTGCGGGAGTGTATAACCGACCCCTTTGCAAAAGAGAAGGAGGCGCCAACCGGAAATGTTGAACCCCCCTGACCTGCGGCAGCGCTCAAAGCATCTCTATGGACAACGCCGGGGCGATGTCGTTATCAGATACCTCCAAACAACGGAGGTGGCCTCTTGAGTATCTTGATTAGGAAAGTGCGTCTGAATGGAGAGCTGGTCGACGTGCTCATCAAGGGCAATCGTTTCGATTCCATCGGAACGGACGTGGACTCGTCCGCCGACGTGGTGATCGACGGGTCGGGCAAGGCCATCCTGCCATCCTTCCACAACGCCCACACCCATGCGGCCATGACGCTGCTGCGCGGCTATGCCGACGATATGGATTTGCATACATGGCTGGCCGATCACATCTGGCCCTTCGAGGCCCGGCTGACGGAGGATGACATCTATTGGGGCGCGAAGCTCGCCTGCCTTGAGATGATCAAGTCCGGAACGACTTTTTTCGCCGATATGTACTGGCATTGGAAGGGCACGGCCCGGGCCGTGACGGACATGGGCATGCGTGCGGCGCTTTCTGCGGCATTTTTTGATTTCGACGATCCGGTCCGTGCCGAGACCATGAAGCGGCAGGTCATGGATCTGCACGCCGCCAGCGTCGCGTTTCCGGATCGGATTCAGTTCATTCTCGGGCCCCACGCTATTTACACCGTGTCTTCGGACTCCCTGCGCTGGCTGGGGGAGTACGCGAACCGGCACGGGCTTCTGGTGCATCTGCACCTTTCCGAGACGCAAAAAGAGGTTGAGGACTGCCTGGCCAAACATGGTAAAAGGCCCGTGGAATATCTGCACGAGCTGGGTCTTCTGGCTCCGAACCTGATTCTGGCGCATGCCGTGTGGATGACCGCGACGGAGATGGCGCTGCTGGCCCGGCACGGGGTGCAGGTTGTGCACTGCCCGGTCTCGAACATGAAGCTGAGTTCCGGGCAGTTCGACTACGCCGCCATGAAGGCTCATGGCGTGACCGTGGCCTTGGGTACGGACGGGTGTTCCTCGAACAACAATCTGGACATGATCGAGGAGATGAAGATCGCCTCCCTGCTGGCCAAGGTCACGTCCATGGATCCCACCGTCTTTCCGGCCCAGGAAGCTCTCGACGCGGCCACCGTGAACGGGGCGCGCATGTACGGCCTGGACGCGGGACGTATCGCGACTGGCAAGCTCGCGGACTGCATTCTGGTCGATCTGGAGCATGTGCGCATGGTCCCGAACCATCACCTCGTCTCTAATCTGGTCTACAGCGCGAACAGTTCGTGCGTGGACACGACCATCTGCGACGGCCGGGTACTCATGCTCGGTGGCAAGGTCGAAGGTGAGGAAGAGATCCTGGCCCAGGTCCGCGCGACGCTGGCCCGCCTGAATGCTCCGCGCGAGCCACAGGGGGACGCATGCTCCTGATCTATACCGGCAACGGCAAGGGCAAGACCTCGGCCTGCGTGGGCCAGGCCATCCGCGCCTTGGGGCAGGGGCTTGCCGTGGCCTTCGGGCAGTTCATGAAACGGGGCGATCAGGCTGGCGAACAGACCATGCTGGCCGAATTGCTCGGAGAGAATTTTCTGGCCTCGGGTGCGGGGTTTTACCGCGACAGCGATTTTGAAAAACATCGCGAGAAAGCCGCGCAGCTTTTGCGATGGGCCGAGGAACGTCTGGATCAGGGCGTGGACATGCTCATCCTGGACGAGACCCTCTACGCCCTGAATCATGGCCTGCTCCTGGAAGAGGAAGTGCGGGCGCTCATACAACGAAGTCGGGACCAGGGGTGTCACCTGGTCCTGTCCGGCCGCAACGTGCCGCTCTGGATGGTGGAGCTTGCCGACATCGTCTCCGATGTCACCGAGGTCAAGCACATCTACGCCCAGGGCGGCAAAGCCCGGCGCGGGATCGAGTTTTAGAGGGCCTTTTCCGGCGGTTATGCCGCTGGTCCCAGATTCT
This DNA window, taken from Desulfomicrobium sp. ZS1, encodes the following:
- a CDS encoding cob(I)yrinic acid a,c-diamide adenosyltransferase, which encodes MLLIYTGNGKGKTSACVGQAIRALGQGLAVAFGQFMKRGDQAGEQTMLAELLGENFLASGAGFYRDSDFEKHREKAAQLLRWAEERLDQGVDMLILDETLYALNHGLLLEEEVRALIQRSRDQGCHLVLSGRNVPLWMVELADIVSDVTEVKHIYAQGGKARRGIEF
- a CDS encoding amidohydrolase, with translation MSILIRKVRLNGELVDVLIKGNRFDSIGTDVDSSADVVIDGSGKAILPSFHNAHTHAAMTLLRGYADDMDLHTWLADHIWPFEARLTEDDIYWGAKLACLEMIKSGTTFFADMYWHWKGTARAVTDMGMRAALSAAFFDFDDPVRAETMKRQVMDLHAASVAFPDRIQFILGPHAIYTVSSDSLRWLGEYANRHGLLVHLHLSETQKEVEDCLAKHGKRPVEYLHELGLLAPNLILAHAVWMTATEMALLARHGVQVVHCPVSNMKLSSGQFDYAAMKAHGVTVALGTDGCSSNNNLDMIEEMKIASLLAKVTSMDPTVFPAQEALDAATVNGARMYGLDAGRIATGKLADCILVDLEHVRMVPNHHLVSNLVYSANSSCVDTTICDGRVLMLGGKVEGEEEILAQVRATLARLNAPREPQGDACS